A single genomic interval of Streptomyces sp. 1222.5 harbors:
- a CDS encoding FUSC family protein, with amino-acid sequence MQGGGVSAITARVARAGCAEAARATVAAGLTWQTCAALLHTPDPYAGAVAALLIVETTVARTVSAALRYAAGCLLGVLVAVPGALYAEPAMLGLGFVVFASVLSARQGFLGHYGLHVPTTALITYALVRCRHSGELTSHLAEIVVGIAFGLACSALLCPTVRVRSAERALEDLRVLIARHLDGLADAAVRRERPRKVLGTTWEDDLDTALTRARAAVDEAHESMRWNVRPTARRRRWHLDRRVLETLTDVAGRVAATGRLLDTHPSAAGVPRPASAASGADAGFSPARGGVTDRTSDSPGRVRAAAPEHALGSPGHPGPGNSEATEKPGTGHAPASTGPRDQHDPASTGPGEGHVPASTGPGEPAACERTPGSTDPAHADAPAHRHPIPAASPGHPGPGNTDPTEEPGTGHDPASTGPRDRHDPASTGPRDRHDPASTGPREGHVPPSPGSSGAAAPERAPGSPGAAHTDAPAHGEPASAVCPGCADPGTTAIRGPHTHPAALDRFSPGHPPSPAVTAPPPSWRSRTRGCCERPRCASTPAGAGGRTPRCPPRGGPSPGSALPPPSRRAPTPRTGVCSAIWTRP; translated from the coding sequence ATGCAGGGCGGAGGGGTGTCCGCGATCACGGCCCGGGTCGCACGGGCCGGCTGCGCCGAAGCCGCGCGGGCGACGGTGGCGGCGGGCCTGACCTGGCAGACGTGTGCGGCCCTCCTGCACACTCCCGATCCGTACGCGGGCGCCGTCGCGGCGCTGCTCATCGTGGAGACGACGGTGGCCCGCACCGTCAGCGCTGCCCTGCGCTACGCCGCGGGCTGCCTCCTCGGGGTGCTCGTCGCCGTGCCCGGCGCGCTGTACGCGGAGCCCGCCATGCTGGGACTGGGCTTCGTCGTGTTCGCCTCGGTGCTGTCGGCCCGGCAGGGGTTCCTCGGGCACTACGGGCTGCATGTGCCCACGACCGCCCTGATCACCTACGCCCTCGTCCGCTGCCGGCACTCCGGCGAGCTGACCTCCCACCTCGCGGAGATCGTCGTGGGCATCGCGTTCGGTCTGGCGTGCAGCGCGCTGTTGTGCCCCACCGTGCGCGTCCGGTCCGCCGAGCGAGCCCTGGAGGATCTGCGCGTGCTGATCGCCCGGCACCTCGACGGCCTGGCCGACGCGGCCGTACGGCGGGAGCGGCCCCGGAAGGTTCTCGGCACGACCTGGGAGGACGACCTGGACACGGCACTCACCCGCGCCCGCGCCGCCGTCGACGAGGCGCACGAGAGCATGCGGTGGAACGTCCGGCCCACGGCCAGGCGCCGCCGCTGGCACCTGGACCGCAGGGTCCTGGAGACGCTCACGGACGTGGCCGGGCGGGTGGCGGCGACGGGCCGGCTCCTGGACACCCATCCGTCCGCGGCCGGCGTCCCGCGCCCGGCGTCCGCCGCATCGGGCGCGGACGCCGGCTTCAGCCCCGCGCGCGGGGGCGTCACCGACCGCACCTCCGACAGCCCCGGCCGGGTACGGGCGGCCGCGCCCGAGCATGCCCTGGGAAGCCCCGGCCACCCCGGCCCCGGGAACAGCGAAGCAACCGAGAAGCCGGGCACAGGACACGCCCCGGCGAGCACCGGCCCACGCGACCAGCACGACCCGGCGAGCACCGGCCCAGGAGAGGGGCACGTACCAGCGAGCACCGGCCCAGGAGAGCCGGCCGCTTGCGAGCGCACCCCGGGCAGCACCGACCCGGCACACGCCGACGCCCCCGCCCACCGGCACCCGATACCAGCCGCAAGCCCCGGCCACCCCGGCCCCGGGAACACCGATCCAACCGAGGAGCCGGGCACAGGACACGACCCGGCGAGCACCGGCCCACGCGACCGGCACGACCCGGCGAGCACCGGCCCACGCGACCGGCACGACCCGGCGAGCACCGGCCCACGCGAGGGGCACGTCCCACCGAGCCCCGGCTCGAGCGGGGCGGCCGCTCCCGAGCGCGCCCCGGGCAGCCCCGGCGCGGCACACACCGACGCCCCCGCCCACGGGGAGCCCGCGTCAGCCGTGTGCCCTGGGTGCGCGGACCCCGGAACAACCGCGATCCGCGGCCCCCACACGCACCCCGCAGCGCTGGACCGCTTCAGTCCCGGCCACCCGCCGTCGCCGGCGGTCACGGCACCGCCGCCGTCCTGGCGGAGCCGTACGCGCGGCTGCTGCGAACGACCGCGCTGTGCGTCTACTCCTGCCGGGGCGGGCGGCCGCACCCCGCGCTGCCCGCCGCGCGGCGGGCCGT
- a CDS encoding ROK family transcriptional regulator: MTARPANTHQARLLKLLRDGGPNSRAQLGDRIDLSRSRLAVEVDRLLETGLVVADGLAASRGGRRSHNVRLNPELRFLGVDIGATSVDVAVTNAELEILGHLNQPMDVREGPVAVFEQVLDMAGKLKAAGLAEGFDGAGIGVPGPVRFPEGVPVAPPIMPGWDGFPVREALSQELGCPVMVDNDVNLMAMGEQHAGVARTTADFLCVKIGTGIGCGIVVGGRVHRGTTGSAGDIGHIQAVPDGRPCACGNRGCLEAHFSGAALARDAVQAAGQGLSAELAARLEANGTLSAVDVAAAAAAGDATALDLIREGGTHVGQVIAGLVSFFNPGLVVIGGGVTGLGHTLLAAIRSQVYRQSLPLATGNLPIVLGELGPSAGVTGAARLISDHLFSPA; the protein is encoded by the coding sequence ATGACGGCACGACCGGCGAACACGCACCAGGCCCGGCTGTTGAAGCTGCTGCGTGACGGGGGGCCCAACTCCCGGGCCCAACTGGGTGATCGGATCGACCTCTCCAGGTCCAGGCTGGCCGTGGAGGTGGACCGGCTGCTGGAGACGGGTCTGGTGGTGGCCGACGGCCTCGCCGCCTCCCGCGGCGGCCGCCGTTCCCACAACGTCAGGCTCAACCCGGAGCTGCGGTTCCTCGGCGTCGACATCGGCGCGACCTCGGTCGACGTCGCCGTCACCAACGCCGAACTGGAGATTCTCGGCCATCTCAACCAGCCGATGGACGTCCGGGAGGGGCCGGTCGCGGTCTTCGAGCAAGTCCTGGACATGGCGGGTAAGTTGAAGGCCGCCGGGCTCGCCGAGGGATTCGACGGCGCCGGCATCGGCGTCCCCGGTCCGGTCCGCTTCCCCGAAGGTGTGCCGGTCGCCCCGCCGATCATGCCCGGCTGGGACGGCTTCCCCGTGCGGGAGGCGCTCAGCCAGGAGCTCGGCTGCCCGGTCATGGTCGACAACGACGTGAACCTCATGGCGATGGGGGAGCAGCACGCCGGAGTCGCCCGGACCACGGCGGACTTCCTCTGCGTCAAGATCGGCACCGGTATCGGCTGCGGCATCGTGGTCGGTGGCCGGGTCCACCGCGGCACCACCGGCAGCGCCGGGGACATCGGCCACATCCAGGCCGTACCCGACGGCAGGCCCTGCGCCTGCGGCAACCGGGGGTGCCTGGAGGCCCATTTCAGCGGTGCCGCGCTCGCGAGAGACGCGGTGCAGGCGGCCGGGCAGGGGCTGTCGGCCGAGCTGGCGGCACGTCTGGAGGCGAACGGCACCCTGTCCGCCGTGGACGTCGCCGCGGCCGCGGCAGCGGGCGACGCCACCGCGCTCGACCTGATCCGCGAGGGAGGCACCCACGTCGGCCAGGTCATCGCCGGACTCGTGTCCTTCTTCAACCCCGGCCTGGTGGTGATCGGCGGCGGGGTGACCGGCCTCGGCCACACCCTGCTCGCCGCGATCCGGTCCCAGGTCTACCGCCAGTCCCTGCCGCTGGCGACCGGCAATCTGCCCATCGTTCTCGGGGAGTTGGGCCCCAGCGCCGGTGTGACCGGTGCGGCCCGGCTGATCAGCGACCACCTGTTCTCACCCGCGTAG